The Neorhizobium sp. NCHU2750 genome contains the following window.
GTGTCCCGCGGCATGGTCTCCGATATCTTCATTTCCGATGCCAAGGCCTATTTTTCGATCACCGTTCCCGCAGACCGGGCGCGGGAGCTGGAGCCGCTCCGGCTCGCCGCCGAAAAGGCGGTGACCGCTGTTCCCGGTATCAAGGGAGCGCTCGTCACGCTGACGGCTGACCACAAAGCTTCGTCCTCTCCGCGGCCGGCACCGGCGCCTGCCTCACACGGGCATGGCCATGGGCATGGTCATGCGCCGGCAAGTGCCGGCCCGGCGGGCCAGCCGCGCGGCCCGGCCCAGGGAGGCGTTGCCGCCAAGGCCGGCGTTCCGGGCGTCGGCGCCATCGTTGCGGTTGCCTCCGGCAAGGGCGGCGTCGGCAAATCCACCACTGCCGTCAATTTCGCCCTCGGCCTTCAGGCCAACGGCCTGCGCGTCGGCATTCTCGATGCGGATATCTATGGCCCCTCGGTGCCGCGACTGCTGAAAATTTCCGGACGCCCCGAACAGATCGACGGCCGGCTGATCAAGCCCATGGAAAACTACGGGCTGAAGGCCATGTCGATGGGCTTTCTCGTCGATGAGGAAACCGCGATGATCTGGCGCGGCCCAATGGTCCAGTCGGCGCTTCTGCAGATGCTGCGCGAAGTCGCCTGGGGTGAACTCGACGTGCTCGTCGTCGACATGCCGCCCGGCACCGGCGACGCCCAGCTGACCATGGCTCAGCAGGTGCCGCTGGCCGGCGCCGTGATCGTCTCGACGCCGCAGGATCTGGCGCTCATCGACGCCCGCAAGGCGGTGACCATGTTCCGCAAGGTCGAGATCCCGCTTCTCGGCATCGTCGAGAACATGAGCTATTTTCTCGCACCCGATACCGGCAAGCGCTACGACATCTTCGGCCATGGCGGGGCGCGGGCGGAAGCCGAGCGGATCGGTGTTCCCTTCCTCGGCGAGGTTCCGCTGACGATGGATATCCGTGAACGCTCCGATCTCGGCACGCCGATCGTCCATGCCGAACCGCAAAGCGAAATCGCCGGGATTTACAGGGATATCGCGGCCTCGGTCTGGGCGCAGCTGTCGCAGGGCAACCGCCGCAAGGCGCCATCGATCGTGTTCGACTGATCGCGCATCGGCGGTGGTGGATGCCGCTTGCGGCTTCTGTGAGTTGCGCGCACGGCTTGTGGCCGTTAGCCGCATCGCCTTGCGCGACAGGCTTTTCAGGCGGATGTCTGGGGATCTCTGGCGGATCGCCACGGCACCCCGCCTCTTGATTTTAAGAAGGGCTGTCTTTATAGGCGCGTCGCTCTTGGGCCTGTCTCGACACGCAGGCTATTGAGACGTTGCAACCGGGTTCTGAAGTTTTTTAGGCACCGGTCGCCATTCGTAGATTGAGAGTGATCAAGGCCTGCCGCATAAAAAGGTAGTTTGGAAGTACACCCGCTCCACTGTCTAAGTCTCTATTCCCTTCGTTTCCCGTCGTCCTTCGGAAAGGCTGACTGAGGTCAGGCACCATATGGGTCACCCCGCTGAACAGCATGCAGCCGAAAAGACGAGCAAACAGAGCCTTTTTGCGCTCGCATTGGGCTCGGTCGGCGTTGTCTATGGCGATATCGGCACCAGCCCGCTTTACGCTTTCCGCGAGGCGTTGAAGCCGGTTGCCGCAGATGGCGTGACGCAGGGCGAGATCATCGGCATCATCTCGCTGATGATCTGGACGCTGACGGTGATCGTCACGCTTAAATACGTGCTGCTGCTGTTGCGGGCCGATAACGACGGTGAAGGCGGCACCCTGTCGCTGTTGGCTCTGCTCACCAAGTCCGTCAATGGTCAACGCGCCTTCCTGATGATCCTCGGTCTTGTCGGTGCGGCATTGTTCCTCGGTGACGCAATGATCACGCCGGCGCTGTCGGTCATGTCGGCGGTCGAGGGTCTGAAACTGGTCACTCCCCGGCTCGACAGTGCCGTCTTGCCCATCTCGGTCGTCATCCTGATCGCGCTTTTCGCCATCCAGTCGAAGGGCACGGGCATGGTGGCCCGCTTCTTCGGTCCGATCACCGCGCTCTGGTTCATCGTCATGGGACTTTGTGGCCTCATGCACATCGCCGACGACCTGACCATTCTGAAGGCGTTTAATCCCTGGTATGCGATCGAGTTCGTCATGCGCGAGGGCTTTGCCGGCGTCGTCGTCCTCGGCGCGGTCTTCCTGACGGTGACCGGCGCTGAGGCGCTTTATGCCGATCTCGGCCATTTTGGCCGCCGCCCCATCCAGTATGCCTGGTTTCTCCTGGTCTTCCCGGCACTGCTGTTGAACTATCTGGGGCAGGGGGCCTTCGTGCTGCAGACACCGGAGGCGATGGGCAATCCATTCTTCCTGATGTTCCCGCAATGGGCGCTGCTGCCGGTCGTCATCCTTGCGACCGCGGCAACCATCATCGCCAGCCAGGCGGTCATCACCGGTGCCTTCTCGCTCGTCCGCCAGGCGATCCACCTCGGCTATATGCCGCGCATGCAGATACTCTTCACCTCAGAGACCAATACCGGGCAGATCTTCCTGCCGAGCGTCAACACGCTGCTGCTCGTCGGTGTGATCACCCTCGTACTCGGCTTTGAAAGCTCCGATGCGCTGGCCACCGCCTATGGCATCTCGGTAACGGGAGCCATGGTCGTTACCACACTGATGGCCTTCGAATTCGTCCGGCTGAAATGGAAATGGCCGCAGACGGTGGCGATCGCCACGCTTGCGCCGCTGCTGGCAATCGAGGTAATTTTCCTCGGGGCCAACCTGTTGAAGATCCATGACGGCGGCTGGGTGCCGGCCATGCTGGCGGCCGGTTTCACCATCGTCATGTGGACCTGGAAGCGTGGCACCGCCATCCTATTCGAAAAGACCCGCCGCATCGACGTGCCGCTCGATGCCTTCGTGCCGATGGTGGAGAAGAAATCCGATCACGCGCCCGTATCGGTTCCCGGCATCGCGATCTTCCTGACCAGCGACCCGGAAACCGCGCCCGCCGCTCTCCTGCACAATATCAAGCACAATCACGTGCTGCACGAAAAGAACGTCATCCTGACCATCCGCACGGTCAACAAGCCGCGCGTGGCGATGGACGAGCGCTTCAAGGTGGAAAAAATCTCCGAGCGCTTCACCACCATCGAATTGCGCTTCGGCTTCATGGAATCGCACAACGTCTCCCAGGCGCTCGCCTACCTGCGCAAGACCGGCTTCAAGTTCGACATCATGTCGACCTCCTTCTATCTCGGCCGCCGCAAGCTCGTGCCGGATGCGGAATCCGGCATGCCCATGTGGCAGGACAGGCTCTATATCGCCATGGCCAATGCCGCGACCGACCCGTCGGACTATTTCCACCTGCCGGCAAACCGGGTGGTCGAGCTCGGCTCTCACGTCATCATCTGAGGCCATCCACAACGTGTACCGGCCGTGGCATTCACGCATCTGTTAAATGCGCGTGTGCTGATGAAGCTTGTCTTGCAAGGCTTTCACCTTCCGGCGTTAACCGGTCATCAAGGTTAATAATTCACTCTTTGGTCATTGTCTGACTTGTGGAGTTGCCGTCTTGCGTCCGAAAAGCGTTCTGCGTAACAGGTCCCTGCCGCGTTGGGACCGGCCTGCCGCGCCTGTGGTGCTGGGGCTTGCCTCCTGGCTGGTATTTCCGTCGATACCCTCGCATGGCGACTTCACCGATCTGTTTTCCGGCCTGAAAGGCGCGTCCGAGAGCTGGCGGATGGTGATTACCAATTCCCCTGCCGGTTCCCTGCATAGCGCCTCGCTCGCCTTCCCCGGAGGCGGCAAGGTTCTGGGCGGCGATGCCGGCATCGAATTGCCGGACGGTCGCAAGGTGGCGCTCTCCGACGAGGACAAGTCGAAGGACGGTTCGCCCGACGAGGATCGCGTCAACCGTGCCGCAAAGAAGGGGCGCATCGTTGCCGTCATGCCCATGCTGCCGCCGAAGGCCTTCTCTGCCGGCACCATCCTCGACCGTTCAAGCTCGCTCACCAAGCCCGTTGACGACGAGGACGAGATGACGGCCTTCGTAAAGTCGCCCAGCCGCCAGGCCGAGATGCAGCCGGTCAGGGTCGCCGAGTTCTACTTCCGCAAGGACGAGGTGAAGGAGAAAAGCCTGCCGCCGATGATCGCAAGCCTCGTCACCAACGATCATCCCGACGTGCTGGCCCTGGGTTATGCCGAGGCGAAGCCCGATTTCTCCCGCCAGTCACCCTTCGATGCCATCCTGAAGAAGCCGGATGCCGGCCGTTTCATTCCGCCGATCGGCCCGGACGATCATGCCTGGGCCGCCAATCCGCTGCCGGCCGATTCTTTCTCCGCAAAGCAGCAGCAATGTCTCGCCTCGGGCATCTATTTCGAGGCGCGTGGCGAATCGGTGCGCGGTCAGGCGGCGGTCGCCCAGGTCATCCTCAACCGGGTGCGCAACCCGGCCTACCCGGCGACCATCTGCGACGTGGTGTATCAGAACGAGGACTGGCGCAACCGCTGCCAATTCTCCTTCGCCTGCGACAACATCAAGGATCGCGTCCGTTCTGCGGACCACTGGAAGACGGCGCGCGAAGTGGCCATGGCGGTCAGCGCCGGCAGGATTTGGCTGCCCGAAGTCGGCTCTGCGACACATTATCACGCGGTCTACGTGCATCCGGCCTGGGCGAAGACGATGAAAAAGGTCGGCCGGATCGGTCTACACGTCTTCTATAGAACCTATGGTGGTGGTTGGAGCTGATACAAGCGCCTTACCCCCTGTGAATTCCCGCGACAGTTTTACCCACCTTGCTCCCGCTCGGCTGATAACGCGATGAATTCATTATCTTTAAATCCCTTGGGGCAAGCTTGCTCAGTGCCTTGACTAGCCGGGCGGTGAAAACTATGTTGCGCGCGACTTGAAAACGGGCCGGAAGGCGCGAAATCCCTCGCTATCCTTGCGTTCGGCTGCACCGGACAAAAAGGCCGGAGGAGGAGGACGTGAGTGATGGACGACCGTGATGATGGTCTGGATGCGCGCCGAAAGCGACTTTCTCAGGCACTTGCCGAGAAAAAGGCCGACGATGCAGCGGAAATGAAACGGGACGGGCAATCCGAAACAAGTCGCAAGGGCATGGCTCTCGGCTTGAAGATTTCCTCCGAATTCGTCTCCGCGATCGCCGTCGGCGGTGTCCTGGGCTATCTGATCGATTGGGCGGTCGGCACCAAGCCGTGGGGGATGATCCTTTTTGTCCTCTTAGGTTTTTGTGCCGGTGTGCTAAGTATATTGCGCGGCGTCGGTATGGTGGCTCAGCCACCGCACCTTTCGGCGCGCAGCGACGAAGATAAAGAGTGAACCGGCCGGTGCCGGTTTTGAAGAACAAGGCCGCGCGGGCGGTCATCGAAAGAGGGTAGACGGTGGCAAACGATCCGATCCATCAGTTCCACATCAATACGATCGTTCCGATCCATGTCGGTGGTTACGACTTCTCTTTCACCAACGCTTCGTTGTTCATGGTCGCAACCGTCGTCGTCGCCGCCGGCTTCATGTACTTCTCCACCTCGCAGCGTTCGCTGATCCCGGGCCGCGCCCAGTCGGTTGCCGAGATGTCCTATGAATTCGTCGCCAACATGTTGCGCGAAGGGGCGGGCAGCCACGGCATGAAGTTCTTCCCGCTGGTGCTGTCGCTGTTCATGTTCATCCTGACGGCGAACCTGCTCGGCATGTTCCCCTATTTCTTCACCGTCACCAGCCAGATCATCGTCACCTTCGCGCTTTCCATGCTCGTCGTCGGTCTCGTGGTCGTCTATGGTTTCTACAAGCACGGCCTGCGCTTCCTGAAGCTTTTCGTGCCCTCCGGCGTTCCCGCCGTTCTTCTGCCGCTCGTGGTGGCGATCGAAGTCATTTCGTTCATTGCCCGTCCGATCAGCCTGTCGGTTCGTCTTTTCGCCAACATGCTGGCCGGCCACATCACGCTCAAGGTTTTCGCAGGTTTCGTCGCCTCGCTCGGCGCGCTCGGTGCACTCGGCATCGGCACGGCGATCCTGCCCCTTCTCATGACCGTCGCTCTGACCGGTCTGGAATTTCTCGTTGCATTCCTTCAGGCCTACGTCTTTGCAGTCCTGACATGCATGTATCTGAACGATGCCCTGCATCCGGACGGTCACTGAGAAATAAAGTCGTTGGTGCTTTGAGCACCAGTCCAAAGCCGCAACAAACCATTCTAAGGAGTTCCAATATGGACGCGGAAGCAGCAAAGTACATCGGCGCAGGTATCGCTTGCCTCGGCATGGGTGGCGCAGGCATCGGCCTCGGCACGATTTTCGGCAACTACCTGTCGGGCGCTCTGCGTAACCCGTCGGCTGCTGATGGCCAGTTCGGCCGCCTGATTTTCGGCTTCGCCGTTACGGAAGCTCTGGGCATCTTCTCGCTGCTCGTAGCGCTCCTCCTCCTGTTCGCTGTCTAAGACCTAAACGTCTAGCGGCATAGGATTGGATCACGGCGGGCCGGAAACGGTATGCCGTGATCCGTTATATATGGAATTCACCTGGAGGTGATGATGTTCGTGACCTCGGCATACGCGCAGACCGCGCCGGCCGCATCTGAAACGCCCGCGGCAAGCGCAGGCGAGGTTCATACCGAAACCGGTGTTGCCCATGGGGCAGAACACGGTGAGGCTGGTTTTCCGCCGTTCGACTCGTCGCATTTCGCGTCGCAGCTGCTCTGGCTCGTCATCACGTTCGGCCTTTTCTATCTCATCATTCAGAAGGTCATCATGCCGCGCGTCGGCGGCATCATCGAGGATCGCAAGGGCCGTATCGCCGGTGATCTCGAAGAAGCCGGCCGCCTGAAGGCAGAAGCCGACGCCGCCGTCGAGACCTATGAAAAGGAACTGGCTGCCGCCCGTTCCAAGGCAAACGCGATTGCCGATGCCGCCCGCAACGACGCCAAGGCCAAGGCTGCCGCAGATCGCACCGCGATCGAAGCGGAAATTGCTGCCAAGATCGCAGCCGCCGAGACCCGCATCGGCGAGATCAAGGCGAAGGCCTTTACCGAAGTCGGCGCGATTGCCGAGGAAACTGCTTCCGCGATCGTCGACCAGCTGATCGGTGGCAAGGCGACCGGCGACGACATCAAGGCCGCGGTTGCGGCTGCCAAGCAGGGAGCCTGATCCATGGCCTTGGACAACACATTCTTCGCCCTTGTCGGCCTGATCCTCTTCTTCGTCCTGATCGCCTATCTCAAGGTGCCGGGCATGATGGGCAAGCAGCTGGACAAGCGCGCCGATAACATCCGCGCCGAACTCGCAGAGGCCAAGCGCCTGCGTGAGGAAGCTCAGGCGCTGCTCGCCGAATACCAGAAGAAGCGCAAGGACGCCGAAGCGGAAGCCGCTGCCCTTCTCGCCGCTGCCGAGCGCGAGGCTGCTCTCCTGACCGAGGAAGCCCGGCAGAAGACCGAGGAATTCGTTGCTCGCCGCAACGCTCTCTCGGAACAGAAGATCAAGCAGGCCGAAGCCGACGCAATCAGCGCCGTCCGCACAGCCGCCATCGACGTTGCTGTGGCTGCCGCCGAAAAGGTGATCGCTGCCAAGAGCGACAAGACCACCCAGACTGCGCTCTTCAAGGACGCGGTTTCCAAGGTCCAGTCGCGCCTCAACTGATGGCGCTCAGACAGATGAAATTGAAAAAGCCGGGTGGAAACGCCCGGCTTTTTTGTTGTCTGTCTGAAGAGGCCGTGGCTGCAACCGCTATCCGGCGGGGAGAAAAAATGCCCGCGCTTCCGGTGGCTGTTCGTGGTCATCGCTCACCTATCGGATATAGCTTGCTCCGTTGATATCGATCGTCGATCCGCTGAGCGATCGTTGCGATCCGATCAGGGAGAACGCCACAAGATCCGCCAGCTCGGTGGCATCCACCATCTCCCCGATCGGAATGTCGCCGACGGCAGCCTCTCGTCCCTTTTCCCGGATGAAATCCTCGGCCATTTCGGTGTGGACAAATCCCGGCGCGATGGCAATTGCGATAATGCCATCCTTGCCGAAATTTCGGGCTATGGACTTCGTCAGGTTTATCAAGCCAGCCTTCGATGCCCCATAGGGCATGTGGTCTTCCGTATAACCGCGTTGCGCTGCCCGGCTGGCAATGTTGATGATACGACCACCGCCTTGTTGTCGAAAGTGCGAAATGGCCGCTCTACAAAGGTCCGCGGGTGCCAGGAGGTTGACGCGCAGGTCAAGTTCCCAAGCGCGCTGCCAGCTATCCAGGTCATCGCCGATCTGAGTTGTCGCGCGGATGCCGGCGTTGTTGATCAGGGCGTGGATTTGGCCGCAGACCGCAACCGAACTTTCCCAGAGAGCGGTTGCTCCCAGGGGATCGACCAGATCTCCCTGTACCACCGCACCTTTCCCCTCGACGCTGAGAAGAAGCTCCTCGGCGCTGTCCCGGTTATACGCATAGTGGATGACGGGATATCCGCCGAAAGCAGCAATGCGTTGCACAAGTGCCCGGCCGATCCCGCCGGATGCTCCGGTGACGAGGATCTTTTGACCTGCCAGCGAGAAATTCGGCGCATCACTCATTGCTTGCCTTCTTTCATTCTCCGTAACTCTCAGAGCCTCCATGAGGTGAGAGCGCGATAGTAATCGAGGCAATGCCGGCCAAGTCGGACAAACCCAAGGTTCGTAATCGGCACGCCGGCTTGTCGGCTGGATGTGCCTCTATCAGCCCTCTGCCTCGTCATCCACTTTCAGCGGCCGAAAGCTCATCCGGTGCAGCGGGCAGGGTCCGTCCGCGATAATCGCGTCGCGGTGCTGCTTCGTCCCGTAGCCGGCGTGTTTTGCGAAACCATAGGCCGGATAGACGAGGCCGGCGCGCTCCATCATCCGGTCGCGCGTCACCTTGGCGATGATCGAGGCGGCGGCGATCGAGACGGAGCGGCTGTCGCCCTTGATGACGGCCTGGCCGGAACACGACAGGCCCTTCGGCACGTCGCGCCCATCGACCAGAACATGGGCAGGCGCGACGGCGAGCCCGGCGACCGCCCGACGCATGGCATCGAGGCTGGCGCGCAAAATGTTGATCCCGTCGATCAGCGCCGGCCCGGACGAGGCGATCGACACATGAGCCGTCGCCATGATCGCCTCGAACAGCTTTTCGCGCTGTTTCAGGCTAAGCTTCTTGGAATCGTTGAGGCCTGCAGGAATATTGTCGGGATCGAGAATGACGGCTGCGGCAACCACCGGACCGGCAAGCGGCCCGCGTCCGGCCTCGTCTGTTCCCGCCACCGGCCAATGGCCGGCCTTGCGAGCGGCCAGTTCGAGACTGAAATCGCAGGCGAGGGCGGATGGATCGAAAAGCATCGGAGAATCGGGCGGCGTGCGTGCGGGCATGGCGGCAAGCTCGCACGCCGTCCCGATCTCCTGCAAGCCCCGAACGCGAGTGCGGCTTCGCTGTCCACCGGGGAACGCGGTGGTCCGGGGCTTCATTCTCGGCGGGAGGGGAGGCGGGGAAACCGAGCCGAGAAAGAGAAAAATGCGGTATGGAAGGACTGGCTGGATCATGGCGGATGTTGCGCCATCCCGCTTGGACGATTCGCTCCTGTCAGCGCCTTCCGGTATAACTCAGTTGAACAATCCTCTCAGAGAAGCGACAGCTGTATGCCGGCGCCATTCGGGCGGATGAACAGGTCATCGCGCAGATGCATGCCGCGCCGCCCGAGCCCGAGCCTCTTGGTCGCCATCTCGAAGCGGCGGCCGATCTGCCAGGCATAGGGACCGGCCCCCTTCATCCGCTTGCCGAATTCGGCATCGTAATCCTTGCCGCCGCGCATCGAGCGGATCAGCGACATCACATGCCGGTAGCGGTCCGGATAATTGCGCAGCAGCCAATCGCGAAACAGCGGGCTGACCTCGAGCGGCAGGCGCAGCAGCACATAGCTTGCCTCCGTTGCACCGGCCGCATGGCCGGCATCGAGAATGCGCTCGATTTCGTGGTCGTTCAGCGCCGGAATGATCGGCGAGGCCATGATGGCGGTCGGTATGCCGGCCTCCGAAAGCGCCTTGATCGCCTCCAGCCGCTTGGCCGGCGTCGAGGCGCGAGGCTCCATCGTCCGCGCCAGCTTGCGCTCCAGCGTCGTCACCGAGATCCCGACCTTGGCAAGTCCCTTCGATGCCATGTCGGACAGAATGTCGATATCGCGCATGATGAGCGCAGATTTCGTCACGATCAGCACTGGATGGTTGGCTTTCTGCAGCACTTCGAGGATCTGGCGCATGATCCGCCATTCCCGCTCGATCGGCTGGTAGGGGTCGGTATTGGTGCCGATCGCGATTGCCCTGACCTTGTAGTCCGGCCTGCTCAGCTCCCGCTCCAGAAGCCGCGGCACGTCCGGCTTGGCAAACAGCTTGGATTCGAAATCGAGCCCCGGAGAAAGCCCCATGAAACTGTGGCTCGGACGGGCAAAGCAATAGATGCAGCCATGCTCGCAGCCGCGATAGGGATTGATCGAGCGGTCGAAGCCGATATCCGGGCTGTCATTGCGGGTGATTGCCGTCTTTGGCTTTTCCACCTGCACCTCGGTGCGGAACGGCTCCATGTCC
Protein-coding sequences here:
- a CDS encoding AtpZ/AtpI family protein, whose protein sequence is MMDDRDDGLDARRKRLSQALAEKKADDAAEMKRDGQSETSRKGMALGLKISSEFVSAIAVGGVLGYLIDWAVGTKPWGMILFVLLGFCAGVLSILRGVGMVAQPPHLSARSDEDKE
- a CDS encoding ribonuclease HII; this encodes MPARTPPDSPMLFDPSALACDFSLELAARKAGHWPVAGTDEAGRGPLAGPVVAAAVILDPDNIPAGLNDSKKLSLKQREKLFEAIMATAHVSIASSGPALIDGINILRASLDAMRRAVAGLAVAPAHVLVDGRDVPKGLSCSGQAVIKGDSRSVSIAAASIIAKVTRDRMMERAGLVYPAYGFAKHAGYGTKQHRDAIIADGPCPLHRMSFRPLKVDDEAEG
- a CDS encoding F0F1 ATP synthase subunit B, with product MFVTSAYAQTAPAASETPAASAGEVHTETGVAHGAEHGEAGFPPFDSSHFASQLLWLVITFGLFYLIIQKVIMPRVGGIIEDRKGRIAGDLEEAGRLKAEADAAVETYEKELAAARSKANAIADAARNDAKAKAAADRTAIEAEIAAKIAAAETRIGEIKAKAFTEVGAIAEETASAIVDQLIGGKATGDDIKAAVAAAKQGA
- a CDS encoding F0F1 ATP synthase subunit C; the encoded protein is MDAEAAKYIGAGIACLGMGGAGIGLGTIFGNYLSGALRNPSAADGQFGRLIFGFAVTEALGIFSLLVALLLLFAV
- a CDS encoding PA0069 family radical SAM protein, producing MTELSELRQGAFAPAHTADIADALVQSSGLRIEIDRRRGRGAGINPSGRFEAERREAFDDGWQTMEDMEPFRTEVQVEKPKTAITRNDSPDIGFDRSINPYRGCEHGCIYCFARPSHSFMGLSPGLDFESKLFAKPDVPRLLERELSRPDYKVRAIAIGTNTDPYQPIEREWRIMRQILEVLQKANHPVLIVTKSALIMRDIDILSDMASKGLAKVGISVTTLERKLARTMEPRASTPAKRLEAIKALSEAGIPTAIMASPIIPALNDHEIERILDAGHAAGATEASYVLLRLPLEVSPLFRDWLLRNYPDRYRHVMSLIRSMRGGKDYDAEFGKRMKGAGPYAWQIGRRFEMATKRLGLGRRGMHLRDDLFIRPNGAGIQLSLL
- a CDS encoding potassium transporter Kup, with translation MGHPAEQHAAEKTSKQSLFALALGSVGVVYGDIGTSPLYAFREALKPVAADGVTQGEIIGIISLMIWTLTVIVTLKYVLLLLRADNDGEGGTLSLLALLTKSVNGQRAFLMILGLVGAALFLGDAMITPALSVMSAVEGLKLVTPRLDSAVLPISVVILIALFAIQSKGTGMVARFFGPITALWFIVMGLCGLMHIADDLTILKAFNPWYAIEFVMREGFAGVVVLGAVFLTVTGAEALYADLGHFGRRPIQYAWFLLVFPALLLNYLGQGAFVLQTPEAMGNPFFLMFPQWALLPVVILATAATIIASQAVITGAFSLVRQAIHLGYMPRMQILFTSETNTGQIFLPSVNTLLLVGVITLVLGFESSDALATAYGISVTGAMVVTTLMAFEFVRLKWKWPQTVAIATLAPLLAIEVIFLGANLLKIHDGGWVPAMLAAGFTIVMWTWKRGTAILFEKTRRIDVPLDAFVPMVEKKSDHAPVSVPGIAIFLTSDPETAPAALLHNIKHNHVLHEKNVILTIRTVNKPRVAMDERFKVEKISERFTTIELRFGFMESHNVSQALAYLRKTGFKFDIMSTSFYLGRRKLVPDAESGMPMWQDRLYIAMANAATDPSDYFHLPANRVVELGSHVII
- a CDS encoding cell wall hydrolase, producing MRPKSVLRNRSLPRWDRPAAPVVLGLASWLVFPSIPSHGDFTDLFSGLKGASESWRMVITNSPAGSLHSASLAFPGGGKVLGGDAGIELPDGRKVALSDEDKSKDGSPDEDRVNRAAKKGRIVAVMPMLPPKAFSAGTILDRSSSLTKPVDDEDEMTAFVKSPSRQAEMQPVRVAEFYFRKDEVKEKSLPPMIASLVTNDHPDVLALGYAEAKPDFSRQSPFDAILKKPDAGRFIPPIGPDDHAWAANPLPADSFSAKQQQCLASGIYFEARGESVRGQAAVAQVILNRVRNPAYPATICDVVYQNEDWRNRCQFSFACDNIKDRVRSADHWKTAREVAMAVSAGRIWLPEVGSATHYHAVYVHPAWAKTMKKVGRIGLHVFYRTYGGGWS
- a CDS encoding F0F1 ATP synthase subunit B encodes the protein MALDNTFFALVGLILFFVLIAYLKVPGMMGKQLDKRADNIRAELAEAKRLREEAQALLAEYQKKRKDAEAEAAALLAAAEREAALLTEEARQKTEEFVARRNALSEQKIKQAEADAISAVRTAAIDVAVAAAEKVIAAKSDKTTQTALFKDAVSKVQSRLN
- a CDS encoding SDR family oxidoreductase, which codes for MSDAPNFSLAGQKILVTGASGGIGRALVQRIAAFGGYPVIHYAYNRDSAEELLLSVEGKGAVVQGDLVDPLGATALWESSVAVCGQIHALINNAGIRATTQIGDDLDSWQRAWELDLRVNLLAPADLCRAAISHFRQQGGGRIINIASRAAQRGYTEDHMPYGASKAGLINLTKSIARNFGKDGIIAIAIAPGFVHTEMAEDFIREKGREAAVGDIPIGEMVDATELADLVAFSLIGSQRSLSGSTIDINGASYIR
- a CDS encoding F0F1 ATP synthase subunit A: MANDPIHQFHINTIVPIHVGGYDFSFTNASLFMVATVVVAAGFMYFSTSQRSLIPGRAQSVAEMSYEFVANMLREGAGSHGMKFFPLVLSLFMFILTANLLGMFPYFFTVTSQIIVTFALSMLVVGLVVVYGFYKHGLRFLKLFVPSGVPAVLLPLVVAIEVISFIARPISLSVRLFANMLAGHITLKVFAGFVASLGALGALGIGTAILPLLMTVALTGLEFLVAFLQAYVFAVLTCMYLNDALHPDGH
- a CDS encoding Mrp/NBP35 family ATP-binding protein, with product MPDVTKDQVLAALAKVRGPDLEGDLVSRGMVSDIFISDAKAYFSITVPADRARELEPLRLAAEKAVTAVPGIKGALVTLTADHKASSSPRPAPAPASHGHGHGHGHAPASAGPAGQPRGPAQGGVAAKAGVPGVGAIVAVASGKGGVGKSTTAVNFALGLQANGLRVGILDADIYGPSVPRLLKISGRPEQIDGRLIKPMENYGLKAMSMGFLVDEETAMIWRGPMVQSALLQMLREVAWGELDVLVVDMPPGTGDAQLTMAQQVPLAGAVIVSTPQDLALIDARKAVTMFRKVEIPLLGIVENMSYFLAPDTGKRYDIFGHGGARAEAERIGVPFLGEVPLTMDIRERSDLGTPIVHAEPQSEIAGIYRDIAASVWAQLSQGNRRKAPSIVFD